In a single window of the Polynucleobacter sp. MWH-UH24A genome:
- the hemL gene encoding glutamate-1-semialdehyde 2,1-aminomutase, translating into MSQNEQLFARAQKTIPGGVNSPVRAFRQVGGTPRFIARAQGPYFWDADGKRYVDLIMSWGPMIVGHANPEVVEAVQRAATQSFSYGAPTAGEIDLAERICELMPAIEQIRLVSSGTEATMSALRLARGYTNRDLIIKFEGCYHGHADSLLVKAGSGLLTFADSTKNAPSSGGVPQDLVKHTLVLPYNDVGALEEAFKRHGDHVAALILEPIAGNMNLIRATPEFVKAIRSLTQQYGAVLIYDEVMTGFRVALGGTQSLHGIKPDLTCLGKVMGGGMPMAAFGGKRKIMTKLAPLGNVYQAGTLSGNPVAVAAGAKTLEIISRPGFFECLTEQTKKLMAGLQQEADRAKIPFSVDSVGGMFGFYFSQTVPTSYEAVTKTDIEAFKRFFHAMLEEGVYLAPSAYEAGFTSIAHDNAVVDEIIRAAQKSFQKI; encoded by the coding sequence GCGGTACCCCCCGATTTATTGCTCGTGCGCAGGGCCCTTATTTTTGGGATGCCGACGGTAAGCGCTATGTTGATCTCATCATGTCTTGGGGCCCAATGATTGTTGGGCATGCAAACCCTGAGGTAGTGGAAGCAGTGCAACGCGCAGCGACTCAGAGTTTTAGTTACGGCGCTCCCACCGCAGGGGAGATTGATCTTGCTGAGCGCATTTGCGAGTTGATGCCAGCTATTGAGCAAATTCGTTTGGTCTCAAGTGGTACTGAAGCGACTATGAGCGCTTTACGCTTGGCTAGGGGGTATACCAATCGTGATTTGATTATTAAGTTTGAAGGCTGTTACCACGGCCACGCGGATAGCCTGTTAGTCAAAGCCGGCTCTGGTTTATTGACCTTTGCCGATTCCACGAAGAATGCTCCCTCATCGGGCGGGGTGCCTCAAGATTTGGTTAAGCACACCTTAGTGCTCCCCTATAACGATGTTGGCGCTTTGGAAGAAGCTTTTAAGCGCCATGGCGATCATGTTGCCGCTTTAATTTTGGAACCGATTGCAGGCAACATGAACCTAATTCGTGCGACCCCTGAGTTCGTGAAGGCAATTCGTTCGCTCACCCAGCAATATGGTGCTGTATTGATTTACGACGAGGTAATGACAGGATTTCGGGTGGCCCTGGGCGGCACCCAATCCTTGCATGGCATTAAGCCTGATTTAACCTGCCTTGGGAAGGTTATGGGTGGCGGTATGCCCATGGCAGCCTTTGGAGGTAAGCGAAAGATCATGACAAAACTTGCCCCCTTGGGTAACGTCTATCAAGCGGGCACCTTATCTGGTAACCCCGTTGCGGTAGCTGCGGGAGCGAAGACCTTGGAGATCATCTCGCGCCCTGGATTTTTTGAGTGCCTGACCGAGCAAACCAAAAAATTGATGGCAGGATTACAGCAAGAGGCCGATCGAGCCAAGATCCCATTCTCGGTCGACAGTGTTGGTGGTATGTTTGGGTTCTATTTTTCGCAAACAGTGCCAACTTCATATGAAGCAGTTACAAAAACTGATATTGAAGCCTTCAAACGTTTCTTTCATGCAATGTTAGAAGAAGGTGTTTACCTGGCTCCTTCTGCCTATGAGGCTGGATTTACATCGATTGCGCACGATAATGCTGTGGTCGATGAGATTATTCGCGCTGCTCAAAAATCATTTCAGAAGATTTAA
- a CDS encoding symmetrical bis(5'-nucleosyl)-tetraphosphatase, producing MTRVFAIGDVQGCLRPLNQLIKKLPQGSKLIFLGDLVNRGPDSLGALRRLKQLQEDGVAECLLGNHDLNLLACDAGLRDTKPLDTIDDILAAPDRRELIDWLRYRPMALSNGKVLLVHAGVLPQWSLKRTLSLAHEVETALRHKKYRDFLAQMYGNTPNYWDPKLIGFDRLRLITNTLTRIRFCTPEGEMEFKSKEGLESGPAGYIPWFETTNRKTKSIPIVFGHWSTLGLLNHQGVIGIDTGCVWGGTLTAIDLDHLETMNPKGLVGGRQSLSIKTISVAGYDHPLRM from the coding sequence ATGACTCGCGTCTTTGCGATTGGTGATGTACAAGGATGTTTGAGGCCCCTCAATCAACTCATCAAGAAACTCCCCCAAGGTTCTAAATTAATTTTCTTGGGGGATCTCGTCAATCGTGGTCCAGACTCATTGGGAGCCTTGCGGCGTTTAAAGCAACTTCAAGAAGATGGGGTTGCCGAATGCCTTTTGGGGAATCATGATCTGAACTTATTAGCATGTGATGCAGGGCTTCGCGATACCAAACCGCTCGATACGATTGATGATATTTTGGCAGCCCCTGATCGTCGTGAGCTCATCGACTGGTTAAGATACCGACCCATGGCACTGAGTAATGGTAAGGTCTTGCTGGTGCATGCTGGCGTACTACCGCAATGGAGCCTAAAACGCACACTGTCATTAGCCCATGAAGTTGAAACCGCTTTACGTCATAAGAAGTATCGCGATTTCTTAGCCCAGATGTATGGCAATACTCCCAACTACTGGGATCCAAAATTAATTGGATTCGATCGTTTACGTTTAATCACCAATACCCTGACCCGCATTCGGTTTTGCACCCCAGAGGGCGAAATGGAGTTTAAGAGCAAAGAAGGGCTAGAAAGTGGCCCCGCTGGCTATATCCCATGGTTTGAGACTACCAATCGTAAAACAAAATCGATTCCGATCGTCTTTGGTCACTGGTCAACACTTGGCTTACTCAATCATCAAGGCGTCATTGGAATTGACACCGGTTGCGTATGGGGTGGCACATTAACCGCAATCGACCTCGATCATTTAGAAACCATGAACCCAAAAGGTTTGGTCGGGGGTCGTCAATCGCTTTCAATCAAGACCATTAGTGTGGCGGGTTACGATCATCCGCTACGGATGTGA
- a CDS encoding deoxyribodipyrimidine photo-lyase, whose product MTSVLVWLRRDLRLYDQAALHHALRQHQQVWVSFIFDTSILDPLLTKGKGFDRRVDFIWQTIEDLDQTLRAQGGGIIARHGNPIELIPVLAKQLGVQAVFTNHDYEPSAILRDEAIAQKLERDGIQFQHFKDQVIFEKTEVLTNSETVFSVFTPYKNAWLKKLNPSDLEPLVCDLPHAGLQGRYAPIPKTIDTGIPTLESMGFRTTGIEKYLPPGQRGAELFLSDFLKRIDQYNIGRDFPATKGVSYLSTYLRFGLLSIRGLVREAHRRMIAGSLGASTWLSELIWRDFYFMILANHPRLAGGQSFKPDYDKIVWEQGSKAQKLFKAWCDGQTGYPLVDAAMHQLNQSGYMHNRLRMVVASFLCKDLGIDWRWGEQYFAEHLNDFEFASNNGGWQWASSSGCDAQPYFRIFNPITQSERFDSDGKFIRRYIPALEKLSNKSIHAPWLAGQLELEAAGIVLDKDYPRPIVDHDEARKATLIRYNVVKKVA is encoded by the coding sequence ATGACAAGTGTATTGGTATGGCTTCGACGTGATTTACGCCTCTATGATCAGGCGGCCCTTCATCACGCCCTAAGACAGCATCAACAGGTCTGGGTTTCTTTTATCTTTGATACCTCAATTCTTGACCCTTTACTCACCAAGGGCAAGGGCTTTGATCGTAGGGTAGATTTTATTTGGCAAACGATTGAAGATCTGGATCAAACATTAAGAGCCCAAGGGGGCGGAATCATTGCCCGTCATGGCAATCCAATCGAACTAATCCCTGTCTTGGCTAAACAACTTGGTGTACAAGCAGTCTTTACCAACCATGATTATGAACCCTCAGCAATTTTGCGCGATGAGGCCATTGCGCAAAAGCTTGAAAGAGATGGGATTCAGTTCCAACATTTTAAAGATCAGGTTATTTTTGAGAAGACCGAAGTGTTAACTAACTCTGAGACAGTATTCTCAGTCTTCACCCCATATAAGAATGCATGGCTTAAGAAACTCAATCCATCGGATCTTGAGCCCCTTGTCTGTGATCTACCTCATGCTGGCTTACAGGGTCGATATGCCCCCATTCCCAAGACCATCGATACTGGCATCCCCACACTCGAGTCGATGGGATTTAGAACAACTGGCATTGAAAAATACCTCCCGCCTGGTCAGCGAGGTGCCGAACTCTTTTTGAGTGACTTTCTAAAACGAATTGATCAATACAACATTGGCCGGGACTTCCCAGCAACCAAAGGGGTCAGCTACCTCTCGACTTACTTACGCTTTGGTCTCCTATCGATCCGGGGCTTGGTACGCGAAGCCCATCGAAGAATGATTGCAGGTAGCCTTGGTGCAAGCACTTGGCTGAGTGAACTGATTTGGCGTGACTTCTATTTCATGATTTTGGCTAATCATCCTCGCCTTGCCGGCGGTCAATCTTTCAAACCCGACTATGACAAGATTGTTTGGGAGCAAGGATCTAAGGCACAAAAACTATTTAAAGCCTGGTGCGATGGTCAAACTGGCTACCCACTAGTCGATGCAGCCATGCATCAGCTTAATCAGTCGGGCTACATGCATAATCGATTACGAATGGTTGTGGCTAGTTTTTTATGCAAAGACTTGGGTATTGATTGGCGCTGGGGTGAGCAGTACTTTGCGGAGCATCTGAACGATTTTGAGTTTGCCTCCAATAATGGTGGTTGGCAATGGGCTTCGTCCTCCGGTTGCGATGCTCAGCCCTACTTCCGTATCTTTAACCCCATCACCCAGTCTGAGCGCTTTGATAGCGATGGTAAATTTATCCGCCGCTACATTCCCGCCCTAGAAAAGCTATCCAATAAGTCAATTCATGCGCCCTGGCTTGCGGGCCAGCTTGAACTTGAGGCAGCAGGTATTGTTTTAGATAAGGACTATCCACGCCCCATCGTCGATCATGATGAAGCCCGTAAGGCGACCTTGATTCGCTACAACGTTGTGAAAAAAGTGGCTTAA